One part of the Salvelinus sp. IW2-2015 linkage group LG28, ASM291031v2, whole genome shotgun sequence genome encodes these proteins:
- the LOC111954621 gene encoding delayed-rectifier potassium channel regulatory subunit KCNS3, giving the protein MGYGQVLHRCGNEEDQVYLNVGGVRHEVAEETLLRFPHTRLGRLLHCRSEDAILELCDDYSATEREYYFDRNPHIFISVINFYRTGRIHIMEEVCVFSFSQEIEYWGIQELHLGDCCSNWFQERKEYIEDRDWDVQSDDVQPPSLDSSFEELSAMDKDLEKFKGAWCAEVRSYVWIRLEDPGHSLSSKIIAVASLSVVLTSIVAMCVHSMPEFQILDENERHIEDPVLAILEVVCIVCFSAEFIIRLIVAPSPRKFLSNTLNIIDVASILPFYITLAFETVDDENSEENENLENVGKVVQVLRLMRVFRILKLARHSVGLRALGATVRHSYHEVGLLLLFLSVGISIFSVLIYSAEKEEEDTELGTIPMGWWWATITMTTVGYGDTCPVTLLGKLVATLCILCGLLVVALPITIIFNKFSKYYQRNKAIEEGLCLSQKASERHDLELPYHNIRDLYAQSLGVYPFMGGLAFKNSESSGGDDTDASSLQDIEEVCDTDTLDNGAVK; this is encoded by the coding sequence ATGGGATATGGGCAAGTCCTCCACCGATGCGGAAATGAGGAAGACCAGGTATACCTCAACGTGGGAGGTGTCCGGCACGAGGTGGCAGAGGAGACGCTGCTCCGCTTCCCCCACACACGCCTGGGCCGCCTGCTGCACTGCCGGAGCGAGGACGCCATCCTGGAGCTATGCGACGACTACAGTGCTACTGAGCGCGAGTACTACTTTGACCGCAATCCCCACATCTTCATCAGCGTGATCAACTTCTACCGCACAGGCCGCATCCACATCATGGAGGAGGTATGTGTCTTCTCCTTCAGCCAAGAGATTGAGTACTGGGGRATCCAGGAGCTCCACTTAGGGGATTGCTGCAGCAACTGGTTCCAGGAGCGCAAGGAGTACATTGAGGACCGCGACTGGGACGTCCAAAGTGACGACGTGCAGCCGCCCAGCTTGGACTCGTCCTTCGAAGAGCTCTCAGCCATGGACAAGGACCTGGAGAAGTTCAAGGGGGCGTGGTGCGCCGAGGTGCGGAGCTACGTGTGGATTAGGCTAGAGGACCCCGGTCATTCGCTCTCATCCAAGATCATCGCTGTGGCCTCGCTGAGTGTGGTGCTCACCTCCATCGTGGCCATGTGCGTCCATAGCATGCCCGAGTTTCAGATCTTGGACGAGAATGAGAGACACATCGAGGACCCCGTACTGGCCATCCTGGAGGTGGTCTGCATCGTCTGCTTCTCGGCCGAGTTCATCATCCGGTTGATCGTAGCCCCCTCCCCAAGGAAGTTCCTCAGCAACACCCTGAACATCATCGATGTGGCCTCCATCCTGCCCTTCTACATCACGCTGGCCTTTGAGACGGTGGATGATGAGAACAGCGAGGAGAACGAGAACCTGGAGAACGTGGGCAAGGTGGTGCAGGTCCTCCGGCTGATGCGCGTCTTCAGGATCCTAAAATTGGCCCGCCATTCGGTGGGTCTGCGTGCGCTCGGCGCTACTGTCCGCCATAGCTACCACGAGGTGGGCCTGTTGCTCCTCTTCCTATCTGTGGGCATCTCCATCTTCTCCGTGCTCATCTACTcagcagagaaagaggaggaggacactgAGCTGGGCACCATACCCATGGGCTGGTGGTGGGCCACCATCACCATGACCACCGTGGGCTATGGTGACACCTGCCCAGTGACGTTGCTGGGGAAGCTGGTGGCCACCCTGTGCATCCTCTGCGGCTTGCTGGTGGTTGCCTTGCCTATCACCATAATCTTTAACAAGTTTTCCAAGTACTACCAGAGGAACAAAGCCATTGAGGAGGGCCTGTGTCTGAGTCAAAAGGCGTCCGAGAGACACGACCTGGAGCTCCCTTACCATAACATCAGAGACCTCTACGCCCAGAGTCTGGGCGTGTACCCCTTCATGGGCGGCCTCGCCTTCAAGAACAGTGAGAGTAGCGGTGGGGATGATACGGACGCCTCCAGCCTACAGGACATAGAGGAGGTGTGTGACACAGACACTCTGGACAATGGGGCAGTGAAATGA